A window of Clostridium taeniosporum genomic DNA:
GAACTGGTACAGGTGCTGCTCCAATAGTTGCAGAAATAGCTAAGTCTATGGAAATATTAACTGTAGGTGTAGTTACAAAACCTTTCCCATTTGAAGGTAAAAGAAGAATGCGACATGCAGAAATGGGAATAGAAACATTAAAACAAAAAGTAGATACATTGGTAATTATTCCGAATGAAAGATTACTTAGAATGGCAGACAAGAAAACTACATTATTAGATTCATTTAAATTAGCTGATGATGTATTAAGACAAGGGGTACAGGCAATTTCCGACTTAATTACTATTACAGGGGTAATTAATGCAGACTTTGCAGATATAAAAGCTGTTATGCTTAATAAGGGATTAGCTCATATGGGAGTAGGTTTTGGAAGTGGAGATAACAGAACACAGGATGCAGTTCATCAAGCAATTTCATCTCCATTATTAGAAACTTCAATTGAAGGTGCAACAGATGTAATAATAAACTTTACAGGTGGAGTGGACTTAGGTGCATTAGAAGTTTATGATGCAGCAGATGTAGTGCGAGAAGCAGTAGATCCAGATGCAAACATAATAGTAGGTGCTGTAATTGATGAAACACTTAATGAGGAAATTAGAATTACAGTTATAGCTACAGGATTTGAAGCACCAAATAATAACATTGCTCCTTCGGAAGTAATAAACAAAGTTAACCAGGTTCAAAAAGAAGAGGTTGCAACACAAGCTAGTAATTCTGCAACAGAAGTTGCAGCAACTGCAGAAAAACCAAAAGAAGAAAAGAATTTTGATGATGATGACTTATTAGATATACCTGTTTTTTTAAGAAGAACTAAAAAACATTAATGTTTAGTATTTCATAAATTATAGTGATTTTAGCATGAAAGATTAATTGATCTTTCATGCTTTTTTTATACAAATTTTATTCTTTTAATACATGTTATTACTTTTTATTAAATTAATTTATTTATATTGCACAATTAAATGAACTAATTGATAAAATATAAAAGCATTATTGACTATTAAAAAACAAATGTAAATATATGTAAAAAGTTATGTCCTGAAAATGATAAAATCGTATGTTATTATGACAAATTTTTAAGTGATACAAGTCTATAATAGAACTCAACAGGGGGATTTGTATGGAGGTATATATAGATATTTTAATTTTAGAAAATTTTATAGTTAATTTATTTCTTATGATACTTACAATGAAAATATTAAAATATAAAGTTAAAGATATTCTATTAATATGCTCAGGTTTTATAGGAGCGCTGTATACGATTGTACTATTATTTCCTAATTTAAATATATTAACTTCATTTCCTTGCAGAATAATAGTTTTATATATAATGATTAAGATAAGTTATAGAAAACAGGGTATTATCAATACAATTAAAGCTATGAGTATATTTTTACTCTTAACATTTACATTAAGTGGATTATGTTTTTTATTTTCAATAAATCAGAACCAATATTTTATAGGACAAAGTTTTGAAATAAGTAAGTATTCAATTAAGTATTTAATATTAGGTGGAATGATAATATATATGTTTTTTAATAGATTAATAGAATATATTAAAAATAAATTAATGATAAATAATTTTAAATTTAATATACAGTTTAAAGTATCAGATAAGGTTTATGATATAAAAAGTTTTTTAGATACAGGAAATGAATTAAGAGAACCTATTAGTAATCTTCCATGTATTTTAATAGAAAAAGATTTTATAAGCACGATAGATTTTAACGGAAATGATACTTATTATATACCATATAGTGCTATAGGTTATGGGGGGAATTTAAAAGGAATAAAGGTAGAATCAATAAAAATAAAAGGTGAAAGATTTTATAGTGAAGTAGATGCTATTATATGTCCATGCAATGAAAAATTAAGTAGAGAAAATGATTTTAACGCATTGTTATCAAGAGGAGTAATATAAGAGAGGTGTATTATGAGACGAATTATTTTATTTTTAAATAAGTTATTATCTAAGTTTAAGTTATTTAGAAGGAAGTTATATTATGTAGGTGGTAGCGATGCACTTCCACCACCATTAACAAAGGATGAAGAAGAAACTTTAGTGAATAATCTTATGCATGGAGATGAAAGCATAAGAAGTATTTTGATTGAAAGAAATTTAAGATTAGTTGTTTATATAGCAAGAAAGTTTGAAAATACAGGTGTTCATGTAGAGGATTTAATTTCAGTAGGAACTATTGGACTTATAAAAGCAGTAAATACTTTTAATCCAGAGAAAAAAATAAAATTGGCAACTTATGCATCTAGATGTATAGAAAATGAAATTTTAATGTATTTAAGAAGAAACAGTAAAATAAAAGCAGAAATTTCATTTTATGAACCTTTAAATATAGATTGGGATGGAAATGAATTATTGTTATCCGATATTTTAGGAACTGAAAATGATGAAGTGTATAATTTAATTGAGGATGAAGTTGATAAGCAATTGTTATTAATGGCACTTAAAATTTTAAATGATAGAGAAAAAGAAATTGTAAGGCTTAGATTTGGGTTAAATGGAACAAGGGAAAAGACTCAAAAAGAAGTTGCAGATATGCTTGGAATATCTCAATCTTATATTTCAAGATTGGAGAAAAAAATAATTAAGAGGTTAAAAAAAGAAATAAGTAAAATGATTTAGCTTGTCTTTAGTATAAAAGCAAGGTCTATCGGAGATAATCTTTAATGCAGCAGATTATTACTTCCGAAAGGGTTGGTACTTATGATTATTAACAAGGTGGAAATATGTGGGGTTAATACTTCTAAACTTCCAGTACTTAAAGAAAAAGAAAAGAAACAACTTCTTTTAGCATTAAAAAAAGGAGATTTAAGTGCTAGAGAAGCCTTTATAAAAGGCAACCTAAGATTAGTACTTAGTGTCATTCAAAGATTTAATAATAGAGGAGAAAATGTTGATGATCTATTTCAAGTAGGATGTATTGGTTTAATGAAATCTATAGATAATTTTGATTTATCACAAAATGTTAAGTTTTCAACTTATGCAGTGCCTATGATAATAGGAGAAATTAGAAGATATTTAAGAGATAATAATTCTATAAGAGTTAGCAGGTCCTTAAGAGATATTGCGTATAAAGCATTAATAGTACGTGATAAATTTATAAAAGACAATAATAAAGAGCCGACTATATCTCAAATTGCTAAAGAATTAGAATTACCGAGAGAAGAGGTTGTATTTGCTTTAGATGCAATACAAGATCCAGTATCTTTATTTGAACCAATTTATCATGATGGTGGAGATGCAATATTTGTTATGGATCAGATAAGTGACTCTAAAAATACAGATGAAAGTTGGCTTGAAAATATATCCATAAAGGAAGCGATGAAAAAGCTAACTGATAGAGAAAAATTAATTCTAAATTTAAGGTTTTTCAGAGGAAGAACTCAAATGGAAGTTGCAGATGAAATTGGAATTTCTCAAGCACAAGTATCTAGACTTGAAAAAACAGCTTTGAAGCATATGAGAAAACATGTTTAAAATTAGGGTATATGATATAATAAAACTGATATTTAATAAATATCAGTTTTTATTATATAAGTAATTAAGTAAAGTTATCCTACATATAAATATATAAAAGAAACAGATAAAAGTATTAGTTTTACAGATAGGGGGATAACTATGGAGGCAGAAATGTATTCGCTTAATGCCATGAGATCTATGGAGATAATAGATATATCTACAGGACGTAAACTTGGATTTGTAAAAGATTTTAAAGTGGATTGTGATGATAATAAGATAATTTCATTAATTTTACCAGGAACAACTATGAAATCTTGGTTTTTGAAAGATGAAGAAATAGAAGTTAAATGGGATGATATAGTAAAAGTTGGAGTAGATGTTATATTAGTGAAAACAGATAATATTCAAAGTTATGATTATAATAATGGGTAGTAATCATAATAAAAACTATATATAATAAAATTATAAATACTTTTTACTAAAGTAAAAGAGGTGATTAAAGTGAAATGTCCATTTTGTAATTTTCAAGAAAGTAAGGTTGTGGATTCTAGAGCAACAGATGATAATACTACAATTAGAAGACGAAGGGAATGCTTAAAGTGTAATAAAAGATATACTACGTATGAGAAGATAGAAGATTTTCCAGTTTTGGTAGTTAAAAAAGATTTGACTAGAGAGAATTTTAATAAGGAAAAAATTATTAACGGTCTTATTATTGCTTGTCAAAAAAGACCAGTATCAAGAAAGCAAATAGAAGATATAGCTTATGAAATAGAAAAATCAATCTCTAATAGAATGGTTACTGAAATAGCATCTAAAGATATAGGTGAAATGGTTATGGATAAACTTAAAAAAGTTGATGAAATATCATATGTAAGATTTGCTTCTGTCTATAGACAGTTTAAGGATATAAATACTTTTCTAGAAGAAATTAAAAATTTAGTAGTTAATTAAAAATTAAAAATGTTATTGTAAGAAGGATTTTGAATGTATGTATTTAACTTTCAAGTCCTTTTTGTATATAGATATAAGTTTATATTATATGAATGTTACATTAATGTTAAATTTAAGTTAATGCAATTAATATAAAGTTTAAAGATGATAAAATTAAAATGTAATTTAGGAGTGATAATGCTGAATAAAATAGATTTAAATAAAATAGAGAAAATAGAAGATTTTATTATAATAAAGTTAAAAAATACTGCTAGAATAGTGTTTACAAATGCAGAATTTAATAGAAGTTTTAACAGAAATACTGAAGAAGGAATTGATGAATTAGAATCGCTAAAATCTAGATTTAAAGCAAATGAAATAGTATATTTAAATCAAGTACATAGTGATAAAATATTAATTTATAATAATGAGAATATTAATAATGAAGAGGGAGATGCAATAGTAACAAATAATAAAAATGTTATTGTTGGAGCTTTTACAGCAGATTGTGTTCCTATAATATTAATAGATGAGGTAAAAAAAGTATGTGCAGCTATTCATAGTGGATGGAGAGGCACATATGAAAGTATTACTTTAAAAACAATAGAAAAAATGCAAAGTAAGTTTAATTGTAATTCTAATAATATTAAAGCTTATATAGGTCCTCATATTAGAAAGTGTTGTTATGAAGTATCAGAAGAGTTAAAAGAAAAATTTTTAAATAAAAAGAAAAATATTAATAAGGAAGATATGTTTAATAAAAGAAATTTAAGCTTGCAGGAATGCATACTAGATGATTTAAGAAATTCTGGTGTAAAAGAAGAGAATATTAATATATTAGAATTATGTACACATTGTAGTAAAGAAATTAAATTACATTCATATAGAAAATCAAATGGATCTTATGGTAGGATGTTTAGTTTCATAATTTTAGATTAAGGAGAATGGTTATGTCTGATGAGAAAATACTAATAGTTGATGATGAGGAACATATAATAGAATTATTAAGATTTAATTTAATTAATGCTGGATACAAGATAATTTCTTCAAATAATGGATTAGATGCACTAAAATTAGCCAAAGAAGAAAAACCTAAATTAATATTGCTTGACTTAATGCTTCCAGGTTTAGATGGTTTTGATGTTTGTAAAGAAATAAAAAAAGATAAAGAAACACAAAAGATATCAATAATAATGCTAACAGCAAAAGGTGAAGAAATTGATAAAATATTAGGTTTAGAGTTGGGGGCGGATGATTATATAACAAAGCCTTTTTCAGTAAGAGAGTTATTGGCAAGGGTTAAAGCAGTTCTTAGAAGAGCTTATCCAAGTTCAGAGTTTGAAAGTAATATATATGAGTCTCAAGGATTTAAAATAGATTTTGAAAGACATGAGGTATTTATTAATGATAAAAAGATAGAATTAACTTTGAAGGAATTTGATCTTTTAAAAATATTAATAAAAAATAGAGGGAAAATTCTTAAAAGAGAAACTTTACTAGATAAAATATGGGGATATGAGTATATAGGAGAAACAAGAACGGTAGATGTACATATAAGATATTTAAGAAAAAAGATAGAAGAAGATGATAAAAATCCTAAGTTCATAGAAACTATTAGAGGAGTAGGTTATAGATTTAACCCAATTAATGAATAATGAAGAAAAAAATATTGATATCATCAATGACAACAGTATTTTTTGCATTAATAATATTAACTTCTTTTTTTGTATTGTTAAGCAATGTTCAACAAATTAGAGACACAAAAAATGAACTTAGAAATTTTAATTTACTTATTAGTAAGTTAGATAACTTAGAAATATTAAAGAAACAAGATTTTACTGATATAAAAATAAATAATATAACTGTTAGATTTAAACTACTTAATGAAAATGGAAATATAATATATAATACTGAAAATGAATATGGAAGTAGTTATAAGGACAACAAGGAGTTTCAAGAAGCTCTAGAAAAAGGAGAAGGCTCAGCAACTAAATATAATGAAGATGGAAATTTAAATTTAATATATTATGCAACAAAAATAAATGAAAATAAAATAGTGGTAAGTTCAGTTCCAATAGATATGTCCAAGACTCTTCAAAATAAAAATATAAAATATTGTATAGGTATAATAATGGTTGTAATGTTTCTCTCTATATCATTATATTTAAAATTAATAAAAATGATTATTAAACCTATAAAAGATCTAGAATCAGTAACGCATAAAATGGCTAATGGAGATTATAAAATAAGAGTTAAGGTTAGTAGTAAAGATGAGATAGGAAATTTAGGAGAAAGTTTTAATAATATGGCCGATCAACTTCAAATGAAGATTTATGAGATAGTTGATAAACAAAATAGAATTGAGTCTATATTAAGAAGTATGGAAAGCGGAGTTATTGCAGTAGATAATGATAATGTAGTAATATCTATTAATCCTTATGCTGAAAGGATATTTGGTATAAGACGAAATATTGTAGGCAAATCTGTAATTGAATATATTTCTGATTATGATATAAATACTTTTTTAGAAGAGGACTATGAAATAGATAAGGAAATAAAAATACTTCGTCCTGTAGAACGAGATTTAAAAATTAAGAAATCAAATATAATAAATGGAATAGATATAATAGGAAAAGTTATAACTATACAAGATATAACTGATATAAAAAAGCTCGAACTTATGAGAACACAATTTGTTGCAAATGTTTCTCATGAATTAAAAACACCATTAACATCCATAAAAGGGTTTGCTGAAACATTAAGATATGTAAAAGATGATGAAACTAGAGAAAAATTTTTAAATATAATAGACAAAGAAGCTGAAAGGTTATCAAGATTAATAAGTGATATTTTAGTGTTATCTAATATTGAAAGTAATGTATCAAGTCAAAATGAAGAATTTTTACCTAAACCTATAATTGAAGATAGTATAAATATGGTAAGAAAAATTGCTAATAATAAAAAAATAAATTTAATTTTTAAAGATGATAATCAAGAACTTATTTTAGGTGACAAGGATAAATTTTATCAATTAACTTTAAATTTAGTGGAAAATGCTATAAAATATTCTGATAATAATTCAAGTGTTCAAGTAATGAGTTATAGTAAAGAACGGTATTATTATTTAGAAGTTATTGATAATGGAATAGGCATTCCAAAAGAAGATTTACCAAGAATATTTGAAAGATTTTATAGAGTTGATAAATCAAGAAAAAAAGGTGGAACAGGTTTAGGTTTAGCTATTGTAAAGCATATAGTTAAAACATTTAATGGAGATATAGAGGTTAAAAGTACATTAGGTAAAGGAAGTACATTTAAAGTAAAAATAAAATATATTTAAGATATATTAAATTAATAAAATAAGCTGAAAATTTTATTTTTTAGCTTATTTTATTTTGCTCAAAATTAATTATAAGTTGTAATATTTTAATGTTAAATTCATTTAACACATTTGTAATATAAATTAACTTTAATCTAATAATAGCTTAACTTACTGGTTATATTATAAATATAACAGAGTTATTTAAGATTATAAAAAAGTTATTGGAGGAATTTTATATGAAAAAAAATACTTTAAAACTTATAGTTAGTACATTATTAATAACTATGATTGGAGGAAGCATGGTAGGATGTGGTTCTCAAAATAATAAAGATAATGTAGGAAGTAACGTAAGTAGTTCAATAACAGTAAGCGGATCATCAGCATTGTTACCATTGATGGAACAATCAATTGAAAAATTTAATGAAATAAATCCAGATTCTGAAATAAGTGCGCAAGCAGGTGGATCAGGAACAGGTTTGACACAAGTATTAGAAGGAACAGTTGATATTGGAAATTCAGATATATTTGCGGAAGAAAAATTGGATGAATCACAAGCAAAAGAATTAGTAGATCATAAAGTTATAGCTCAAGGTTTTGGAATTGTTGTGAATAAATCATTAGGAATTACAAATTTAAGTAAAGACCAAATAAAAGGAATATTTTCAGGAAAGATAACAAATTGGAAAGATGTTGGTGGTGAAGATAAAGAAATTTTTTTAATTCATAGAAAATCAGGTTCTGGAACAAGAGGTACGTTTGAAAATAAGGTATTAGATGGAGATAAATCATTAGAAAATGATTCTTTGGGTGCAGTTCAAGACTCAAATGGTGCAGTTCTTACTGCGATGAAGCAAAATGATGGAGCAATAAGTTATTTAGCTCTTTCGTATATGAATACAGCTGAGGCTAAAGAAACTTTACAAGTTGCTAATATTGATGGCGTATCAGCAGAAAAGGAAAATATAAGAGATGGAAATTATCCTTTCTGGTCATGGGGACATATGTATACAAAAGGCGAAGCAGAAGGATTAAGTAAAGAATTTATAAACTTTATAACAAGTGAAGAAAATAAAGAAAGTATAGAAAATCTAGGATTTATTCCAGGATCTGAAATAAAAGAAAAATAATAATTTAAAGGATGATTAAAAGATGAAAAATAGAAGTTTTAAGGAAAGGCTTAAAAATGAATATTTGGGTCAAGGTTTTGCAACTTTATGTGGAATATTAATAATAATAATTACATGTTTGATATTAGTATTTATAGTTTCAAAAGGAATTAAATCATTTACCCAAAATGGATATAGCATAAGTGGATTTTTGTTTAAAGATAATTGGCAACCAAATAGGGAACAGCCTTCCTTTGGAGCTTTAGCATTCATCTTAGGTTCTACATGTGTATCAATAGGAGCTGTAATCTTAAGTTCTCCTATTGCAATTGCACTAGCTATTTTTACTAACATCATTTCTAGTAAGTTTGGAAATAAAGTAATTAAACCATCATTAGAGATATTAGTTGGAATACCATCAGTAGTTTATGGATGGGTTGGTATATCAGTATTAGTACCATTTATAAAGAACAATGTTGGCGGAATGGGATTTTCTCTTTTAGCAGGTATATTAGTTTTATCATTAATGATTTTACCTACTATTGCTACTTTAGCCATAGATGCAATAAAGAATATACCTAATAATCATATAGAAGCTTCTTATGGATTGGGTGCAACTAGATGGCAAACAATAAGAAGAGTAATAGTACCAGGAGCTAAGACAGGGATTTTAACAGGTGTAGTTTTAGGTATAGCAAGAGCATTTGGTGAGGCTCTTGCAGTACAAATGGTAATTGGAAATACTGTTAAATTACCAGATGGACTTCTTTCTTCAATGTCTACTTTAACTAGTATTATAACAATGGATATGGCAAATACAGTAGGTGGAACAATGTGGAATGATGCTTTATGGACATTAGCATTAATATTACTTATCATTTCATTTGTTTTTATAGTTATAGTTAGAAAGATAGAAAAAAGGAGCGCTGTGTAATGGATGCTAAAAAGGTTGATAAAATAGCTACTGTAGTATTTTATATTATAAGCATATTTATAGTAGCTTTATTAGGAGTGTTTATTCTTTATATTTTATATAAAGGAGGAAAGATGATAAAACCTTCATTTTTGTTTGGAAAACCTAAATTAACAGGTTCAGGTGGAGGAATAGGCCCACAATTGTTTAATTCATTTTATATGCTTATTATTTCATTATCAATAACAGTACCAATAGGTATAGGCGCAGGAATATATTTAGCAGAATATGCTAATGAAGGAAAAATGCTTAATATCATAAGAATGT
This region includes:
- the ftsZ gene encoding cell division protein FtsZ, translating into MLDFDGDIQELTNIKVIGCGGGGSNAVNRMIVEGLKNVEFIAINTDKQALMLSHADQKIQIGEKLTKGLGAGANPEIGKKAAEESREEISAAIKGANMVFITAGMGGGTGTGAAPIVAEIAKSMEILTVGVVTKPFPFEGKRRMRHAEMGIETLKQKVDTLVIIPNERLLRMADKKTTLLDSFKLADDVLRQGVQAISDLITITGVINADFADIKAVMLNKGLAHMGVGFGSGDNRTQDAVHQAISSPLLETSIEGATDVIINFTGGVDLGALEVYDAADVVREAVDPDANIIVGAVIDETLNEEIRITVIATGFEAPNNNIAPSEVINKVNQVQKEEVATQASNSATEVAATAEKPKEEKNFDDDDLLDIPVFLRRTKKH
- a CDS encoding sigma-E processing peptidase SpoIIGA, translating into MEVYIDILILENFIVNLFLMILTMKILKYKVKDILLICSGFIGALYTIVLLFPNLNILTSFPCRIIVLYIMIKISYRKQGIINTIKAMSIFLLLTFTLSGLCFLFSINQNQYFIGQSFEISKYSIKYLILGGMIIYMFFNRLIEYIKNKLMINNFKFNIQFKVSDKVYDIKSFLDTGNELREPISNLPCILIEKDFISTIDFNGNDTYYIPYSAIGYGGNLKGIKVESIKIKGERFYSEVDAIICPCNEKLSRENDFNALLSRGVI
- the sigE gene encoding RNA polymerase sporulation sigma factor SigE is translated as MRRIILFLNKLLSKFKLFRRKLYYVGGSDALPPPLTKDEEETLVNNLMHGDESIRSILIERNLRLVVYIARKFENTGVHVEDLISVGTIGLIKAVNTFNPEKKIKLATYASRCIENEILMYLRRNSKIKAEISFYEPLNIDWDGNELLLSDILGTENDEVYNLIEDEVDKQLLLMALKILNDREKEIVRLRFGLNGTREKTQKEVADMLGISQSYISRLEKKIIKRLKKEISKMI
- the sigG gene encoding RNA polymerase sporulation sigma factor SigG, which translates into the protein MIINKVEICGVNTSKLPVLKEKEKKQLLLALKKGDLSAREAFIKGNLRLVLSVIQRFNNRGENVDDLFQVGCIGLMKSIDNFDLSQNVKFSTYAVPMIIGEIRRYLRDNNSIRVSRSLRDIAYKALIVRDKFIKDNNKEPTISQIAKELELPREEVVFALDAIQDPVSLFEPIYHDGGDAIFVMDQISDSKNTDESWLENISIKEAMKKLTDREKLILNLRFFRGRTQMEVADEIGISQAQVSRLEKTALKHMRKHV
- a CDS encoding YlmC/YmxH family sporulation protein yields the protein MEAEMYSLNAMRSMEIIDISTGRKLGFVKDFKVDCDDNKIISLILPGTTMKSWFLKDEEIEVKWDDIVKVGVDVILVKTDNIQSYDYNNG
- the nrdR gene encoding transcriptional regulator NrdR, translated to MKCPFCNFQESKVVDSRATDDNTTIRRRRECLKCNKRYTTYEKIEDFPVLVVKKDLTRENFNKEKIINGLIIACQKRPVSRKQIEDIAYEIEKSISNRMVTEIASKDIGEMVMDKLKKVDEISYVRFASVYRQFKDINTFLEEIKNLVVN
- the pgeF gene encoding peptidoglycan editing factor PgeF; translation: MNKIDLNKIEKIEDFIIIKLKNTARIVFTNAEFNRSFNRNTEEGIDELESLKSRFKANEIVYLNQVHSDKILIYNNENINNEEGDAIVTNNKNVIVGAFTADCVPIILIDEVKKVCAAIHSGWRGTYESITLKTIEKMQSKFNCNSNNIKAYIGPHIRKCCYEVSEELKEKFLNKKKNINKEDMFNKRNLSLQECILDDLRNSGVKEENINILELCTHCSKEIKLHSYRKSNGSYGRMFSFIILD
- a CDS encoding winged helix-turn-helix domain-containing protein produces the protein MSDEKILIVDDEEHIIELLRFNLINAGYKIISSNNGLDALKLAKEEKPKLILLDLMLPGLDGFDVCKEIKKDKETQKISIIMLTAKGEEIDKILGLELGADDYITKPFSVRELLARVKAVLRRAYPSSEFESNIYESQGFKIDFERHEVFINDKKIELTLKEFDLLKILIKNRGKILKRETLLDKIWGYEYIGETRTVDVHIRYLRKKIEEDDKNPKFIETIRGVGYRFNPINE
- a CDS encoding HAMP domain-containing sensor histidine kinase; this translates as MKKKILISSMTTVFFALIILTSFFVLLSNVQQIRDTKNELRNFNLLISKLDNLEILKKQDFTDIKINNITVRFKLLNENGNIIYNTENEYGSSYKDNKEFQEALEKGEGSATKYNEDGNLNLIYYATKINENKIVVSSVPIDMSKTLQNKNIKYCIGIIMVVMFLSISLYLKLIKMIIKPIKDLESVTHKMANGDYKIRVKVSSKDEIGNLGESFNNMADQLQMKIYEIVDKQNRIESILRSMESGVIAVDNDNVVISINPYAERIFGIRRNIVGKSVIEYISDYDINTFLEEDYEIDKEIKILRPVERDLKIKKSNIINGIDIIGKVITIQDITDIKKLELMRTQFVANVSHELKTPLTSIKGFAETLRYVKDDETREKFLNIIDKEAERLSRLISDILVLSNIESNVSSQNEEFLPKPIIEDSINMVRKIANNKKINLIFKDDNQELILGDKDKFYQLTLNLVENAIKYSDNNSSVQVMSYSKERYYYLEVIDNGIGIPKEDLPRIFERFYRVDKSRKKGGTGLGLAIVKHIVKTFNGDIEVKSTLGKGSTFKVKIKYI
- a CDS encoding phosphate ABC transporter substrate-binding protein; this encodes MKKNTLKLIVSTLLITMIGGSMVGCGSQNNKDNVGSNVSSSITVSGSSALLPLMEQSIEKFNEINPDSEISAQAGGSGTGLTQVLEGTVDIGNSDIFAEEKLDESQAKELVDHKVIAQGFGIVVNKSLGITNLSKDQIKGIFSGKITNWKDVGGEDKEIFLIHRKSGSGTRGTFENKVLDGDKSLENDSLGAVQDSNGAVLTAMKQNDGAISYLALSYMNTAEAKETLQVANIDGVSAEKENIRDGNYPFWSWGHMYTKGEAEGLSKEFINFITSEENKESIENLGFIPGSEIKEK
- the pstC gene encoding phosphate ABC transporter permease subunit PstC, with protein sequence MKNRSFKERLKNEYLGQGFATLCGILIIIITCLILVFIVSKGIKSFTQNGYSISGFLFKDNWQPNREQPSFGALAFILGSTCVSIGAVILSSPIAIALAIFTNIISSKFGNKVIKPSLEILVGIPSVVYGWVGISVLVPFIKNNVGGMGFSLLAGILVLSLMILPTIATLAIDAIKNIPNNHIEASYGLGATRWQTIRRVIVPGAKTGILTGVVLGIARAFGEALAVQMVIGNTVKLPDGLLSSMSTLTSIITMDMANTVGGTMWNDALWTLALILLIISFVFIVIVRKIEKRSAV